From Luteococcus japonicus, one genomic window encodes:
- a CDS encoding M3 family metallopeptidase encodes MPNPLLDAADRPFGLPDFTVLETEHHREALEAGMAEQRAELEAIVGNPDEPTFDNTVRALEASGRLLGLARRIFHNQVAADSEDALRALDSEFAPLLAAHGDALLLDPELFARVSAVREALDGLGLDAESRFLVERTWRRMQLAGAGLDDPRRFRLMEVNQELSRLMTRFQENLLAETNDLAVPFRDPAELDGLSDSQLSACRAAAEARGLDGFLVTLVLFSDHPFLAQLTQRESRRRLYEASTQRCNRGKEHDNNALVSRITALRAERAGLLGHPNHAAVVAADETAGTPERIDEVVQPLVAPALANLEGEAQSLQSRMDADHAARGVPAEPLAPWDWSFYAEQVRRERHAVDTAGLSSWFEYERVLTDGVFWTATQLYGISFVERPDLVAYHPQARTFEVLDVDGSTLGLFIHDVFTRDSKRGGAWMNNLVEQNHLFGELPVVCNNLNVPQPAEGEPVLLTLDEVTTMFHEFGHALHGLLSDATYPSLSGTNVSRDFVEFPSQVNEMWITWPEVVAHYARHHTTGEPIPAQVLQAMEAASTFNEGFNTTEYLASALLDQQWHRLEPGAVVDDVQAFEREALDRIGLANPWIGPRYRSTYFSHTFAGGYDAGYYSYIFSEVLDADTVEWFTENGGLLRENGQRFRDEVLSRGLTRDPLQGYRAFRGRDARIEPLLARRGLG; translated from the coding sequence ATGCCCAATCCCTTGCTTGACGCCGCAGACCGTCCCTTCGGGCTCCCCGACTTCACCGTCCTGGAGACCGAGCACCATCGCGAGGCACTCGAGGCCGGCATGGCAGAACAGCGCGCCGAACTGGAGGCCATCGTCGGCAATCCGGATGAACCCACCTTTGACAACACCGTCCGGGCCCTGGAGGCCTCGGGCCGGTTGCTGGGACTGGCACGGCGCATCTTCCACAACCAGGTCGCGGCAGACTCCGAAGACGCCCTGCGCGCCCTGGACAGCGAGTTCGCGCCCCTCCTGGCGGCCCATGGAGATGCCCTGCTGCTGGATCCAGAGCTGTTTGCGCGGGTCAGCGCAGTGCGCGAGGCCCTGGACGGGCTCGGGCTGGACGCGGAGTCCCGATTCCTGGTCGAACGCACCTGGCGACGCATGCAGTTGGCCGGTGCTGGGCTCGACGACCCACGGCGCTTCCGGCTGATGGAGGTCAACCAGGAGTTGTCCCGGCTGATGACTCGCTTCCAGGAGAACCTGCTCGCGGAGACGAATGACCTGGCCGTGCCGTTCCGAGATCCGGCTGAACTCGACGGGCTGTCCGATTCCCAGCTGAGTGCCTGCCGAGCGGCGGCCGAGGCGCGCGGACTCGACGGCTTCCTGGTGACGTTGGTGCTCTTCAGCGACCATCCCTTCCTGGCCCAGCTCACCCAGCGCGAAAGTCGGCGACGGCTGTACGAGGCATCCACCCAGCGGTGCAACCGCGGAAAGGAGCACGACAACAACGCCCTGGTCTCACGGATCACCGCCCTGCGCGCCGAGCGTGCGGGTCTGCTGGGACATCCCAACCACGCGGCCGTCGTCGCGGCGGACGAGACCGCGGGCACGCCCGAACGGATCGACGAGGTGGTGCAACCCTTGGTGGCACCGGCGCTCGCGAACCTGGAAGGCGAGGCGCAGTCCCTGCAGTCCAGGATGGACGCGGACCATGCGGCCAGGGGAGTTCCCGCCGAGCCGCTGGCACCCTGGGACTGGTCCTTCTACGCGGAGCAGGTGCGCCGCGAGCGCCACGCGGTGGATACCGCTGGCCTGAGCTCCTGGTTCGAGTACGAACGCGTCCTGACAGATGGTGTCTTCTGGACGGCGACGCAGCTCTACGGCATCTCCTTCGTCGAGCGCCCGGACCTGGTGGCCTACCATCCCCAGGCGCGCACCTTCGAGGTGCTGGACGTCGATGGCAGCACGCTGGGCCTGTTCATCCACGACGTCTTCACGCGTGACTCGAAGCGTGGCGGGGCGTGGATGAACAATCTTGTGGAGCAGAACCACCTGTTCGGCGAGCTTCCCGTGGTCTGCAACAACCTGAACGTCCCGCAACCTGCCGAGGGGGAGCCGGTGCTGCTGACCCTGGACGAGGTGACCACGATGTTCCACGAGTTCGGCCACGCCCTGCATGGCCTGCTCAGCGATGCCACCTACCCGAGCCTGTCCGGCACCAACGTCTCCCGTGACTTCGTCGAGTTCCCCAGCCAGGTCAACGAGATGTGGATCACCTGGCCGGAGGTGGTCGCGCACTACGCCCGCCACCACACGACGGGCGAGCCGATCCCGGCCCAGGTCCTGCAGGCCATGGAGGCGGCCAGCACCTTCAACGAGGGCTTCAACACCACCGAGTACCTGGCCTCGGCACTCCTGGACCAGCAGTGGCACCGGCTGGAGCCCGGCGCCGTCGTCGACGATGTGCAGGCCTTCGAGCGGGAGGCACTGGACAGGATCGGGCTGGCCAACCCGTGGATCGGGCCGCGCTATCGCAGCACCTACTTCTCACACACCTTCGCCGGCGGCTACGACGCGGGCTACTACTCCTACATCTTCTCCGAGGTGCTGGACGCCGACACCGTCGAATGGTTCACCGAGAACGGAGGCCTGCTCCGGGAGAACGGCCAACGCTTCCGCGACGAGGTGCTCAGCCGCGGACTGACCCGGGACCCTCTGCAGGGCTACCGAGCCTTCCGGGGCCGCGACGCGCGCATCGAACCGCTCCTGGCGCGTCGCGGCCTCGGGTGA
- a CDS encoding FAD-binding and (Fe-S)-binding domain-containing protein, which translates to MEVDTQSASAPQPGRRGLHRVIDASCAPAEDRLDPSLAGGSHPDLRRAMEALLGEEQVHARASDLVRHASDASPYRLVPQVVVSPRTAEQVAAVLRHCAEHGLNATFRAGGTSLSGQSQCDGVLVDVRRHWSGMVVEEDGQTLRARPGTVLEHANAVLARHGRRLGPDPASARAACLGGVVANNAAGMRCRMERSAYATLRSATFVTASGTIIDTAAPDAEERFASAEPALAQGLMELRREVLEDPQLTDFLRRKYSIRNTTGYTMRALLDGSTPLEIFRRLLVGSEGTLAFIAEVVMDTLPIPPVLGLGWVHLPDAASAVELVTQVRELGAEAVEMMMSSSLVSAASRLPGAPADWATLPPDGVSLLVEFGGQDEAEIEALQEQMRRCAAPLSPLLPVILSTDPAVMALGWRVRSGLASDMALNKPVGAVNVNEDVCFPTDRLAEGVRDLSALLTHHGFNPQVVGHAAYGNMHFTLATHLATPEGRQQYSDFMEAFATLVVDKYQGSLKAEHGTGINMAPFVEREWGERVTGMMWRIKQLADPHGVLGRDVMLTKDPQVHLKRFKQDPLADPVIDGCVECGFCEPVCPSRNVTTTPRQRIALRREMARQEPDSPLTRALLDEYRYEAVETCAVDSSCAEACPYGIDTGAMMKSLRVAQASPTSQRTASWMSDHWGPVSAVARAAVTAADLVQQRVGTEPLALVTGALRRVASADLVPSVAGPMPRPAARKLPRTASQEACAVYFPACVNRIFGRDPGVQGGLGLSEALVSVSARAGRPVWIPDDVDGLCCGTPFGSKGYPDARDAMYVRMARALLAWSEEGRLPVVIDASSCAQALIQELPSHLPADLAERFAAVQVMDPTRWAAELLPTLEVSRRLDQVTVHTGCSARQLGQAADMLRICEALARTVHVPIAQACCGTAGDRGLLHPELVASATEQELADLGDSQAYVSSNRTCEMGLRQATGKPFESVVLLLEELTR; encoded by the coding sequence ATGGAAGTTGACACGCAGTCCGCAAGCGCCCCGCAGCCTGGCCGCCGGGGGCTGCACCGCGTGATCGACGCGTCCTGCGCGCCCGCGGAGGATCGGCTGGACCCATCCTTGGCCGGTGGCAGTCACCCGGACCTGCGCCGGGCCATGGAAGCCCTTCTGGGAGAGGAACAGGTGCACGCCCGCGCATCGGACCTGGTCAGGCATGCCAGCGATGCGAGCCCCTACCGGCTGGTCCCCCAAGTCGTCGTCAGCCCACGCACCGCCGAGCAGGTCGCGGCCGTGCTCCGCCACTGTGCCGAGCATGGCCTCAACGCCACCTTCCGGGCCGGTGGCACCAGCCTGTCCGGGCAGTCCCAGTGCGACGGCGTGCTCGTGGACGTGCGTCGGCACTGGTCCGGGATGGTGGTGGAGGAGGACGGCCAGACCCTTCGCGCCCGGCCTGGAACCGTCCTCGAGCACGCGAATGCCGTGCTTGCACGCCACGGCCGACGGCTCGGCCCGGATCCGGCAAGCGCGCGTGCGGCATGTCTCGGCGGAGTGGTGGCCAACAATGCCGCCGGGATGCGCTGCCGGATGGAGCGCAGCGCCTATGCCACCCTGCGCTCGGCCACCTTCGTCACCGCCTCGGGCACGATCATCGACACCGCCGCCCCCGATGCCGAAGAGCGCTTCGCGAGCGCCGAACCGGCCCTCGCCCAGGGGCTGATGGAGCTGCGACGAGAGGTCCTGGAAGATCCGCAACTGACGGACTTCCTGCGTCGCAAGTACTCGATCCGCAACACCACCGGCTACACGATGCGAGCCCTGCTGGATGGCAGCACCCCCCTGGAGATCTTCCGACGCCTGCTGGTGGGTTCCGAAGGAACCCTGGCCTTCATCGCGGAGGTCGTGATGGACACCTTGCCGATCCCCCCTGTCCTGGGACTGGGCTGGGTGCACCTCCCTGATGCCGCATCCGCCGTGGAGCTGGTGACCCAGGTGCGCGAACTCGGTGCCGAGGCGGTGGAGATGATGATGTCCTCCAGCCTGGTCTCCGCCGCTTCCCGGTTGCCGGGAGCGCCGGCCGACTGGGCCACATTGCCGCCCGACGGTGTCTCCCTGCTGGTGGAATTCGGTGGGCAGGACGAGGCCGAGATCGAGGCACTGCAGGAGCAGATGCGTCGGTGCGCCGCTCCCCTGTCTCCGCTGCTGCCCGTGATCCTGAGCACGGACCCGGCAGTCATGGCCCTCGGCTGGCGGGTCCGTAGCGGTCTGGCCAGTGACATGGCCCTCAACAAGCCCGTCGGTGCCGTCAATGTCAACGAGGACGTCTGCTTTCCCACCGACCGGCTCGCGGAGGGTGTGCGGGACCTGTCGGCACTGCTGACGCACCATGGCTTCAACCCGCAGGTGGTGGGGCATGCCGCCTACGGAAACATGCACTTCACCCTGGCCACCCACCTCGCGACGCCCGAGGGACGCCAGCAGTACTCGGACTTCATGGAGGCCTTCGCGACGCTGGTGGTGGACAAGTACCAGGGGTCCTTGAAGGCCGAACACGGCACCGGCATCAACATGGCGCCCTTCGTGGAACGTGAATGGGGCGAACGGGTCACCGGCATGATGTGGCGGATCAAGCAGCTGGCGGATCCACACGGTGTCCTGGGCAGGGATGTGATGCTCACCAAGGATCCGCAGGTGCACCTGAAGCGTTTCAAGCAGGATCCGCTGGCGGACCCGGTGATAGACGGATGCGTCGAATGCGGCTTCTGCGAGCCGGTCTGCCCCAGTCGCAATGTCACCACGACACCACGCCAGCGGATCGCCTTGCGGCGGGAGATGGCTCGTCAGGAGCCTGATTCCCCACTGACCCGGGCCCTGTTGGACGAGTACCGGTACGAGGCCGTGGAGACCTGTGCCGTGGATTCCTCGTGCGCGGAGGCCTGTCCGTACGGCATCGACACCGGCGCGATGATGAAGTCCCTGCGTGTCGCCCAGGCCTCCCCCACGAGCCAGCGCACCGCTTCCTGGATGTCTGACCATTGGGGGCCCGTCAGTGCAGTTGCCCGGGCGGCGGTCACGGCCGCCGACCTCGTCCAGCAGCGTGTGGGCACGGAACCATTGGCACTGGTGACGGGGGCCTTGCGACGGGTTGCCAGCGCGGACCTCGTGCCTTCGGTGGCCGGACCCATGCCCCGGCCCGCCGCGCGGAAACTGCCTCGGACGGCAAGCCAGGAGGCCTGTGCCGTCTACTTCCCCGCCTGCGTGAACCGGATCTTCGGGCGGGACCCGGGGGTCCAGGGCGGCCTGGGGCTGTCCGAAGCCCTGGTCAGTGTCTCTGCCCGGGCGGGACGGCCGGTGTGGATTCCCGACGACGTCGACGGCCTGTGCTGCGGCACCCCCTTCGGCAGCAAGGGATACCCCGACGCCCGTGACGCGATGTACGTCCGGATGGCGCGTGCCCTGCTCGCCTGGAGCGAGGAGGGGCGCCTCCCTGTGGTGATCGATGCCTCGTCCTGCGCCCAGGCGCTCATCCAGGAACTGCCATCGCACCTTCCTGCGGATCTGGCTGAGCGCTTCGCCGCGGTGCAGGTGATGGATCCGACTCGATGGGCGGCCGAGTTGTTGCCGACGCTCGAGGTGTCGCGCCGCCTGGACCAGGTCACGGTGCACACCGGGTGTTCGGCACGCCAGCTGGGACAGGCCGCGGACATGCTGCGGATCTGCGAGGCGCTGGCCCGCACGGTCCATGTGCCCATTGCACAGGCCTGCTGTGGCACGGCCGGGGATCGGGGGCTGCTGCACCCAGAGCTCGTCGCCTCGGCCACGGAGCAGGAGCTGGCGGACCTGGGTGACAGCCAAGCCTATGTCTCTTCGAACCGCACCTGCGAGATGGGCTTGCGGCAGGCCACCGGCAAGCCCTTCGAGTCCGTGGTCCTTCTGCTGGAGGAGCTCACCCGGTGA
- a CDS encoding GNAT family N-acetyltransferase translates to MHQPARISLRHVDAEGRAHDLVGDLVLSDQERVVVLPAGRGPVELPRSAVQVMRRVPPRVVRPTSSVDDMVRLTSRGWPGTEVVRMGGWSLHAGGGYSRRANSCHPTGDAERPLDEALDGLSASYRHRGLRPCLQVAARDLTGDEPGALLDAALAARGWHTATPSSVMTVDLRAAPSDPPTPLEWSTTPGDIWLGVDPSQHPDRVEVLASADAHYSTWLTGGRAVAAGRMAITDDWAGLSCLVVDPALRRNGHGRALTIAMMARARELGARWAYLQVADENPRAQRLYESLGFRVHHRYHYRELVS, encoded by the coding sequence ATGCACCAACCCGCCCGGATCAGCCTGCGCCATGTCGATGCCGAAGGGCGGGCCCATGACCTCGTGGGGGACCTCGTGCTCTCTGACCAGGAACGGGTGGTGGTGCTCCCCGCCGGCCGCGGGCCGGTGGAGCTTCCGCGCAGCGCCGTCCAGGTCATGCGACGCGTGCCACCGCGCGTGGTGCGTCCCACCTCGTCCGTGGACGACATGGTGCGGCTCACATCACGGGGATGGCCGGGCACCGAGGTGGTCCGGATGGGTGGCTGGAGCCTGCACGCCGGCGGTGGCTACTCGCGCCGCGCCAATTCCTGTCATCCGACGGGCGATGCGGAGCGGCCCTTGGACGAGGCGCTGGACGGGCTCAGCGCCTCCTATCGCCACCGCGGGCTGAGGCCGTGCCTGCAGGTGGCGGCACGGGACCTGACCGGCGACGAGCCGGGCGCCCTGCTGGATGCGGCGCTGGCCGCCCGCGGATGGCACACGGCCACCCCCTCAAGCGTGATGACGGTAGACCTGCGCGCCGCCCCGTCGGATCCCCCCACACCGCTGGAGTGGTCAACCACGCCCGGGGACATCTGGCTCGGCGTCGACCCCTCGCAACATCCCGACCGGGTCGAGGTGCTCGCCTCGGCCGACGCCCACTACTCCACCTGGCTGACCGGCGGCAGGGCCGTGGCAGCTGGCCGGATGGCGATCACCGACGACTGGGCTGGCCTGAGCTGCCTCGTCGTGGACCCTGCCCTGCGGAGGAACGGACATGGCCGTGCCCTGACCATCGCCATGATGGCCAGGGCACGTGAGCTGGGCGCCAGATGGGCCTACCTGCAAGTGGCCGACGAGAATCCACGCGCCCAGCGACTCTACGAATCGCTCGGCTTCCGCGTGCACCACCGCTACCACTACCGCGAACTGGTCAGCTGA
- the tpx gene encoding thiol peroxidase, translating to MATTAFKGTPVNTSGELPTVGSSAPAFDLVGADLSPVTSESLASKRVVLNIFPSVDTGVCATSVRKFNELAAGLENTTVINVSKDLPFAQARFCGAEGIENVTVGSDFRGSFADDYGVLQTEGPLQGLLARAVVVIDADGTVLHSQLVPEITTEPDYDAAVAALG from the coding sequence ATGGCTACCACTGCATTCAAGGGCACCCCGGTCAACACCTCCGGCGAACTGCCCACCGTCGGATCCTCCGCCCCCGCCTTCGACCTCGTCGGCGCAGACCTGTCGCCCGTGACCTCCGAGTCGCTGGCCAGCAAGCGCGTCGTGCTCAACATCTTCCCCAGCGTCGACACCGGTGTCTGTGCCACCAGCGTGCGCAAGTTCAATGAGCTGGCTGCCGGCCTCGAGAACACGACCGTCATCAATGTCAGCAAGGACCTCCCCTTCGCGCAGGCCCGCTTCTGCGGCGCCGAGGGCATCGAGAACGTGACCGTCGGCTCGGACTTCCGCGGCAGCTTCGCCGACGACTACGGCGTCCTCCAGACCGAGGGCCCGCTCCAGGGCCTGCTGGCACGCGCCGTGGTGGTCATCGATGCCGACGGCACCGTGCTGCACTCGCAGCTGGTTCCTGAGATCACCACCGAGCCCGACTACGACGCGGCCGTCGCAGCCCTCGGCTGA
- a CDS encoding cation transporter, translated as MRYNLARHNGVVTHDDLPGPSLDDSPELRSGLRRTVLLVALLNLGYFFVEGIVALAIGSVSLFADSVDFFEDFAVNSLIALALGWSLSRRAVAGKVMAGIILLPALAAVWQAVSKFRNPEPPQVLSLLVTAGGAIAVNLLCTWVLARWRHHGGSMTAAAFLAARNDVIANLAIIAMGGLTWATRSGWPDIALGLFIVALNVTAAREVWEVAESETLAARALAGEEIDDD; from the coding sequence ATGCGCTACAACCTAGCGCGGCACAATGGCGTGGTGACCCACGATGATCTTCCCGGCCCCAGCCTCGACGACTCACCCGAACTTCGCTCCGGCCTGCGCCGCACCGTCCTGCTGGTGGCGCTGCTGAACCTGGGCTACTTCTTCGTGGAGGGCATCGTCGCCCTGGCGATCGGCTCGGTGAGCCTGTTCGCGGACTCGGTGGACTTCTTCGAGGACTTCGCGGTCAACAGCCTGATCGCGTTGGCCCTCGGCTGGAGCCTGTCCCGACGGGCCGTCGCCGGGAAGGTGATGGCCGGCATCATCCTGCTGCCTGCCTTGGCGGCCGTTTGGCAGGCAGTGAGCAAGTTCCGCAATCCGGAGCCTCCGCAGGTCCTGTCCCTGCTCGTCACGGCCGGTGGTGCCATCGCGGTGAACCTGCTGTGCACCTGGGTGCTGGCCCGGTGGCGCCACCATGGCGGGTCCATGACGGCGGCCGCTTTCCTGGCCGCCCGCAATGACGTCATCGCCAATCTGGCCATCATTGCCATGGGTGGCCTCACCTGGGCCACCAGGTCCGGATGGCCGGACATTGCGCTGGGCCTTTTCATTGTCGCCCTGAACGTCACGGCCGCCCGCGAGGTGTGGGAAGTGGCCGAGAGCGAGACGCTGGCCGCGAGGGCGCTGGCCGGCGAAGAGATCGACGATGACTAG
- a CDS encoding tyrosine-protein phosphatase, protein MNGLSVLRAMTTRVHVPFGVYNLRPVTSTTRPGTGVYRSSLLWGATASDRRRLTELGIRLVIDLRTQEVAANFPDPHVEGIRNTLVDLHGTGHTTPGQRITEADTIEAMKARYRRMVTDQGQLQRIAQTLLLIADEPGAVLFHCTDGKDRTGWIALLLQHVHGDSLAQIRADYLASQPLVDHMATFRWRTDTLRGGRRLARRNRPMNRVDLAFLQAGLDEVAAGYGGLDGYLREGLGLDEVTLTKLRRKL, encoded by the coding sequence ATGAACGGCCTGTCGGTGCTGCGTGCCATGACCACCCGCGTCCACGTCCCCTTTGGTGTGTACAACCTGCGCCCCGTGACGTCGACGACCCGTCCCGGAACGGGCGTCTATCGCTCGTCACTGCTCTGGGGGGCCACTGCGTCGGATCGTCGGCGGCTGACGGAACTCGGGATCCGGCTCGTCATCGACCTGCGCACCCAGGAGGTCGCCGCGAACTTCCCCGACCCCCATGTTGAGGGGATCCGCAACACCCTCGTGGACCTGCACGGCACGGGACACACGACCCCTGGGCAGCGGATCACCGAGGCCGACACGATCGAGGCGATGAAGGCCCGCTATCGCCGGATGGTCACTGACCAGGGCCAGCTTCAGCGCATCGCCCAGACCCTGCTGTTGATCGCCGATGAACCGGGTGCCGTGCTCTTCCACTGCACGGACGGCAAGGATCGCACCGGATGGATCGCACTTCTCCTGCAACATGTCCATGGTGACTCGCTGGCCCAGATCCGGGCCGACTACTTGGCCAGCCAGCCCCTGGTTGACCACATGGCCACCTTCCGGTGGCGCACCGACACACTGCGTGGGGGCCGACGCCTGGCCCGCCGCAACCGCCCGATGAACCGGGTTGACCTGGCCTTCCTACAGGCCGGTCTCGACGAGGTGGCCGCTGGGTACGGCGGCCTCGACGGCTATCTCCGCGAAGGTTTGGGCCTCGACGAGGTCACCCTGACCAAGCTGCGCCGCAAGCTCTGA
- a CDS encoding DUF4031 domain-containing protein, producing the protein MILVDTPRWPAHGTVYGHLVSDASLWELHDFALTLGLDPRGFDHDHYDLAVDRWEPALAQGATLLDERDLVLRLRTGGLRVLPADHAPRRRRARARVSTVAEELLAGWGAGPHLVTAAVDALVEAHTEPARRYHDLRHVDEMLRHLETLAQADGLKTAPVAERLAAIFHDVVYKGRAGEDERASARWAVETLGAVGAPADLVREVEGLVLLTVDHRPAPGDAAGARVSDADMAILASVPGRYHVSVRDIRLEYAHVSPQDWRSGRGHVLDTFLAQDRIFHTEHGHGVWEERARGNLANERAHPGWP; encoded by the coding sequence GTGATCCTTGTCGACACGCCACGCTGGCCGGCACACGGCACCGTCTATGGCCACCTGGTCAGCGACGCGAGCCTGTGGGAACTCCACGACTTCGCGCTCACCCTCGGTCTGGATCCTCGCGGATTCGACCATGACCACTACGACCTCGCCGTCGACCGTTGGGAGCCCGCTCTCGCCCAAGGGGCGACCCTCCTCGACGAGCGAGACCTGGTGCTGCGGCTTCGCACCGGTGGCCTGCGGGTCCTGCCGGCGGACCACGCCCCCAGGCGGCGACGCGCTCGCGCCCGGGTGTCCACGGTGGCCGAGGAACTGCTGGCCGGATGGGGCGCCGGACCACACCTGGTGACGGCGGCGGTGGACGCCCTCGTCGAGGCCCACACCGAGCCGGCCCGGCGGTACCACGACCTGCGTCATGTCGACGAGATGCTGCGTCACCTGGAGACGCTGGCGCAAGCAGACGGTCTGAAGACGGCACCGGTGGCGGAGCGGTTGGCGGCGATCTTCCACGACGTCGTCTACAAAGGACGGGCGGGCGAGGACGAACGCGCCTCGGCCCGGTGGGCCGTAGAGACCCTCGGCGCCGTCGGAGCGCCCGCCGACCTTGTACGCGAGGTGGAGGGCCTTGTCCTCCTCACCGTGGACCACCGCCCGGCGCCGGGTGATGCCGCGGGAGCCCGGGTCAGTGACGCGGACATGGCCATCCTCGCCAGCGTGCCCGGGCGCTACCACGTCAGCGTGCGGGACATCCGGCTGGAGTACGCACATGTCTCTCCCCAGGACTGGCGCAGCGGCCGGGGGCATGTGCTGGACACCTTCCTTGCCCAGGACCGGATCTTCCACACGGAGCACGGGCATGGTGTCTGGGAGGAGCGCGCCCGGGGCAACCTGGCCAACGAGCGGGCCCATCCCGGTTGGCCCTGA
- a CDS encoding HpcH/HpaI aldolase/citrate lyase family protein, producing the protein MTDAPTIGPDLARSWLLVNGLHTDRFTHVGQADIVVLDIEDAVAPANKAQARENVVQHLSSGEHHAWVRINGFGTEWWEADLKSLAALPGLEGIFLAMVEGPEHVMRTAAMLPDGTPIVALVETARGITYLPQIAASRHTFRLAFGLGDYRRDTGFDDDPTTLAYTRSQFTIASKAAGLPGAIDGPAVGATGVALADSAGVTSQFGMTGKICLMPEQTPIVNEILAPSINDMSWALDFLKEFNEAGAEIRNGSDLPRLARANKILTLAQAFGLTPPDGYHHFPAPSDTYHC; encoded by the coding sequence GTGACCGACGCTCCCACCATTGGCCCCGACCTCGCCCGCTCCTGGCTGCTGGTCAACGGACTGCACACCGACCGCTTCACGCACGTCGGGCAGGCGGACATCGTCGTGCTGGACATCGAGGACGCCGTGGCCCCGGCCAACAAGGCCCAGGCTCGCGAGAACGTCGTCCAGCACCTGTCCAGCGGGGAGCACCACGCCTGGGTGCGGATCAACGGATTCGGCACCGAGTGGTGGGAGGCGGACCTCAAGTCCCTGGCGGCCCTCCCCGGCCTGGAAGGCATCTTCCTGGCCATGGTCGAGGGACCCGAGCACGTCATGCGCACCGCCGCCATGCTGCCCGACGGCACGCCGATCGTGGCCCTGGTGGAGACCGCTCGCGGGATCACCTACCTTCCACAGATCGCCGCCAGCCGCCACACCTTCCGGCTCGCCTTCGGCCTGGGTGACTACCGACGTGACACGGGCTTTGACGACGACCCCACCACGCTGGCCTACACCCGCAGCCAGTTCACCATCGCCTCCAAGGCGGCAGGCCTGCCCGGCGCCATCGACGGCCCGGCCGTGGGTGCCACGGGCGTCGCCCTGGCCGATTCGGCCGGTGTGACCTCACAGTTCGGGATGACCGGCAAGATCTGCCTGATGCCTGAGCAGACCCCCATCGTCAACGAGATCCTTGCGCCGAGCATCAACGACATGTCCTGGGCGCTGGACTTCCTCAAGGAGTTCAACGAGGCGGGCGCCGAGATCCGCAATGGCTCCGACCTGCCGCGGTTGGCGCGGGCGAACAAGATCCTGACCCTCGCGCAGGCCTTCGGGCTGACGCCGCCGGACGGCTACCACCACTTCCCCGCCCCCAGCGACACCTACCACTGCTGA